From Gimesia panareensis, the proteins below share one genomic window:
- the rpsH gene encoding 30S ribosomal protein S8, which produces MMTDPIADMLTRIRNALQIERPFVDIPASKIKVAIAGALQREGYIWDYEVIEDSPQNVLRVNLKYGPNGERVIQKIVRESKPGRRHYQDLRSMPEVLQGLGVSILSTSKGVLSNREAKKEGVGGELLCTIW; this is translated from the coding sequence ATGATGACAGACCCCATTGCAGATATGCTGACACGAATTCGTAACGCACTGCAGATTGAACGACCGTTTGTGGATATTCCTGCTTCCAAAATCAAGGTGGCCATTGCCGGTGCCTTGCAGCGGGAAGGTTACATCTGGGACTATGAAGTCATTGAAGACAGCCCACAGAACGTGCTGCGTGTCAATCTGAAGTACGGTCCGAACGGGGAACGCGTCATTCAGAAGATCGTTCGCGAAAGTAAGCCCGGACGTCGGCACTACCAGGATCTGCGGTCTATGCCGGAGGTTCTGCAGGGGCTGGGAGTCAGCATTCTTTCGACCAGCAAGGGCGTACTCAGTAACCGTGAAGCGAAAAAAGAGGGTGTGGGCGGCGAGCTGCTGTGCACCATCTGGTAA
- the rplF gene encoding 50S ribosomal protein L6, producing MSRIGKKPVPVPAGVEVKVDGGSITVKGKQGELSFTYHPAMAVEFDSEAKEVNVIRPDDERQNRALHGLTRALIANMVQGVETPFVKKLEIQGVGYQASLNGQKLSLQVGFANTIVLDVPQGVNCELPNATNIVVSGPDKHMVGQFAANIRSVRPPEPYKGKGIRYEGEYVRRKAGKAFAS from the coding sequence ATGTCTCGAATCGGTAAAAAACCAGTTCCCGTTCCTGCTGGAGTGGAAGTGAAGGTCGATGGCGGTTCCATTACCGTCAAAGGTAAGCAGGGTGAGTTGTCCTTTACTTATCATCCGGCGATGGCAGTGGAATTTGATTCGGAAGCCAAAGAAGTCAATGTCATTCGTCCCGATGACGAACGGCAGAATCGTGCCCTGCACGGCTTGACCCGGGCCCTGATCGCCAACATGGTTCAGGGAGTGGAAACTCCGTTTGTGAAAAAACTGGAAATTCAGGGCGTGGGCTACCAGGCTTCGCTGAATGGCCAGAAGCTGAGCCTGCAGGTCGGATTTGCCAACACGATCGTGCTGGATGTACCCCAGGGCGTCAACTGTGAACTTCCGAACGCGACCAATATCGTGGTCAGTGGTCCGGATAAGCACATGGTCGGCCAGTTCGCAGCCAACATTCGCAGCGTACGTCCGCCCGAACCTTACAAAGGTAAGGGAATTCGTTACGAAGGTGAATACGTACGGCGGAAAGCTGGTAAGGCTTTTGCAAGCTAA